Proteins encoded together in one Terriglobus sp. TAA 43 window:
- a CDS encoding glycosyltransferase has protein sequence MQTKAEAFDASKCRAVVIWIDWYSYHVARFKGLQAAFGVNGEVHGIELVGGVGVHKGYNFREGVQGLPVETLCSTKGWHDASKVSLSIALVRRLSKLGPKLVLIPGYYTVPAIAAAIWCKTTGRISVLMTETTATDHVRHEWREKFKSLLIRSLFDWAVTGGAAHDRYLLQLGFSQRRIVHFYDVVGNRHIQESVSDIRLNSSPLQHGLPNHYFLFVGRLAPEKNVIGLLDAWLAYCSCGGKWSLVIAGDGPDGPALKERLETSVYKNRVCFLGHRSARELLPVYAFASTFVLPSSREPWGLVVNEAMAANLPVIVSKRCGCSEDLVRPGQNGFVFDPSNPDILTDQLLLMSSYSEQERNRMGQVSLTLIERYTPQNFGQQIVGIADGSARSPERSAKVVTIMSAATRINGD, from the coding sequence ATGCAAACGAAAGCTGAAGCATTCGACGCTAGCAAATGCCGCGCTGTCGTCATCTGGATCGACTGGTATTCGTACCACGTGGCTCGATTCAAAGGGCTGCAGGCTGCATTCGGTGTAAACGGAGAAGTTCACGGCATTGAGCTTGTGGGTGGAGTAGGTGTTCACAAGGGCTACAACTTTCGCGAAGGTGTTCAGGGGCTTCCTGTCGAAACTCTGTGCAGCACGAAGGGTTGGCATGATGCCAGTAAAGTTTCCCTGTCGATTGCGTTGGTTCGGCGGCTTTCGAAGTTGGGACCTAAGCTTGTCTTGATTCCGGGATATTACACGGTGCCTGCAATTGCCGCGGCGATATGGTGCAAAACAACTGGACGCATTAGCGTGCTGATGACCGAAACCACCGCGACGGATCATGTGCGCCACGAATGGCGCGAGAAGTTTAAGTCTCTACTGATTCGCTCGTTGTTTGATTGGGCGGTGACAGGTGGAGCAGCGCATGACCGCTACCTGTTACAACTTGGATTTTCGCAGCGGCGCATCGTGCACTTTTACGATGTGGTTGGAAACAGGCACATTCAGGAATCAGTGTCAGACATCCGTCTGAACTCTTCTCCGTTACAGCATGGACTTCCCAATCACTACTTTCTCTTCGTTGGTCGTCTGGCTCCTGAAAAGAATGTTATCGGTCTGCTGGATGCCTGGCTTGCCTATTGCAGTTGCGGCGGTAAGTGGTCACTCGTCATAGCGGGAGATGGTCCAGATGGTCCAGCCTTGAAGGAACGCCTGGAAACAAGCGTCTACAAAAATCGCGTTTGCTTTCTTGGACACCGCAGTGCGCGAGAGCTATTACCTGTATACGCCTTTGCATCAACGTTCGTTCTACCGAGCAGTCGCGAACCCTGGGGTCTTGTTGTGAATGAAGCAATGGCTGCCAATCTTCCGGTCATTGTTTCCAAACGTTGTGGATGCTCGGAGGATCTGGTTCGCCCCGGACAAAATGGCTTTGTCTTTGATCCGTCGAATCCCGACATTCTTACTGACCAACTGTTGCTGATGTCCTCTTATTCCGAACAAGAGCGAAACCGCATGGGGCAGGTTTCACTCACACTCATCGAACGCTACACACCACAAAACTTCGGCCAGCAGATCGTAGGCATCGCCGATGGATCTGCGCGCAGTCCGGAACGCAGTGCGAAGGTGGTGACCATCATGAGCGCGGCCACCAGGATCAACGGAGATTAA
- a CDS encoding O-antigen polymerase: MFVALLVATGAIALIGTICALDGSHDIFHPLVLIGPMMAFLYTWMPWKLYENDGLSRFFDSNQLLFIGTLNLLGVMAFVGCCLSVGVRSVPRRNIERRPSRTVARRLLFGGFISGSIGLLCWAITIVNVGGFVNAFSTSYAGGWDDSGYIRDGSLLLLLGVMTALLSRSANGPRIPAYCMLVIFGVPWLASAVLMARRGPTFELAVFVFMSWYVNRKKRPPVVALAVGGVCLGWLVLFLVTNRSSIYIGSNLDVKTDVSNIVEAPDTGNEWIYGGGTVLSSERREHYFWMRRYLAQILVRPIPSAIWPNKYEDFGIPELLHNAGTGEGFGDALGWKGADGSAPGIVADLWVEVWWFAVPFMGVLGWFYGWVWKKSVTQGGYWISQAIILNAISIYLVMQTMEAVIFRTLLLSIPSWMLWRYAETHAAKHLNKRNDFAVVHFLRLRTVQNTRDFEVSHANES, encoded by the coding sequence ATGTTTGTCGCTCTTCTCGTTGCCACCGGCGCAATTGCTCTCATCGGCACCATCTGCGCGTTGGATGGAAGCCACGACATTTTTCATCCGCTCGTGCTCATCGGTCCCATGATGGCATTTCTATACACGTGGATGCCGTGGAAACTTTACGAGAATGACGGCCTATCGCGCTTCTTCGACAGTAACCAACTGCTGTTCATCGGTACCCTGAACCTGCTGGGCGTGATGGCATTTGTTGGCTGTTGCTTGTCTGTGGGTGTGCGATCCGTGCCCCGGAGAAACATCGAGCGAAGGCCGTCGCGTACCGTCGCCAGGCGTCTACTCTTTGGCGGATTCATCTCTGGCTCGATAGGTCTGCTTTGCTGGGCGATCACCATTGTCAACGTTGGCGGCTTCGTTAACGCCTTTAGCACGTCGTATGCCGGGGGATGGGACGATAGCGGCTACATCCGCGATGGCAGCCTCCTTCTGCTGCTGGGTGTGATGACGGCCCTACTGTCGCGGAGTGCGAATGGTCCTCGCATACCCGCGTACTGCATGTTGGTGATATTTGGAGTGCCGTGGTTGGCTTCTGCCGTTCTCATGGCGAGACGAGGTCCGACTTTCGAGTTGGCAGTCTTTGTTTTCATGAGTTGGTACGTGAATCGGAAGAAGCGACCTCCCGTCGTAGCGTTGGCTGTGGGCGGCGTCTGCCTTGGCTGGCTTGTTTTGTTTCTCGTAACAAACCGAAGCTCAATTTATATCGGTTCGAATTTGGATGTAAAAACGGATGTTAGCAACATTGTTGAAGCGCCGGACACAGGTAACGAGTGGATTTACGGCGGCGGTACAGTACTAAGTTCCGAACGGCGCGAACACTACTTCTGGATGCGCCGTTACCTTGCGCAAATTCTGGTGCGGCCAATTCCCAGTGCGATTTGGCCCAATAAATACGAGGACTTTGGCATCCCTGAATTGCTGCACAATGCCGGCACGGGAGAAGGATTTGGTGATGCCCTGGGCTGGAAGGGAGCAGACGGCTCCGCTCCGGGAATCGTGGCCGACCTTTGGGTTGAAGTCTGGTGGTTCGCTGTTCCCTTTATGGGCGTCCTGGGATGGTTCTACGGCTGGGTGTGGAAGAAAAGTGTCACCCAAGGCGGCTATTGGATAAGCCAGGCAATCATTCTTAACGCCATCTCCATTTATCTCGTAATGCAAACCATGGAAGCCGTTATCTTTCGAACGCTTCTTTTATCAATTCCAAGCTGGATGCTTTGGCGCTATGCAGAAACACACGCCGCGAAACATCTGAACAAGCGAAACGACTTCGCCGTAGTTCATTTCCTTCGTTTGCGAACTGTACAGAACACCCGGGATTTCGAGGTCAGCCATGCAAACGAAAGCTGA
- a CDS encoding glycosyltransferase family 4 protein yields the protein MKTSSITPGPVEPSSVRSGKVVVVHNGARDRYQVALALSKAGLLECLVTDFFWSEETTYGRMLAALLPQRVLAILRQRSAPGLPKSQVKTCLSAGIGGFLLDKARFVPFNVRRWLTRKADARLGHLAGNTAARRGAELLSYSYYAFDAFRAAGRAGILFQLHPHPETMRSLLQAELEAHPDCAHSLQQEWELNLPSEDFERLVRETTMPHTSLAASSFTKRSLLMHGVKANSVRVVQYGIDLEKFRPDLTLKRDVSKPLRLLFVGRINQRKGIKYLLEALALLPDAPIELTVCGRVLDGLELFKQEARRVTVRASVSSEELVKAYQDADLFVLPSVAEGFGQVLLEALACGLPVLSTTNTAAPDLIHNGVEGFVVDPRSPEQIAERLAWSLTHREELLAMRLAARSCAETFPWSRFHEGVVRCVRDVMASNAAYEEAA from the coding sequence ATGAAGACCTCCTCCATCACTCCTGGCCCTGTAGAGCCGAGCAGCGTCAGATCTGGCAAAGTCGTCGTTGTACATAACGGCGCACGAGACCGCTATCAGGTGGCACTGGCACTATCAAAAGCAGGATTGTTGGAATGCCTGGTCACCGATTTCTTCTGGTCTGAAGAGACCACGTACGGTCGCATGTTGGCTGCATTGTTGCCGCAGCGGGTGCTTGCGATTCTAAGGCAGCGCAGCGCGCCGGGCTTACCGAAGTCGCAAGTCAAGACATGTCTCAGTGCAGGCATCGGCGGTTTTCTTTTGGATAAAGCCCGCTTTGTGCCCTTCAATGTGCGGCGTTGGCTCACGCGGAAGGCAGACGCTCGTCTGGGGCATCTCGCAGGCAATACGGCTGCGCGTCGTGGTGCGGAGCTGCTGAGCTATAGCTATTACGCATTCGATGCGTTTCGGGCTGCTGGACGAGCAGGAATCTTATTTCAACTGCACCCTCATCCGGAAACGATGCGCTCCTTGTTGCAAGCTGAGTTAGAGGCACATCCTGATTGCGCTCACTCGCTTCAACAGGAATGGGAACTAAATCTTCCCTCGGAGGACTTCGAACGACTGGTACGTGAAACAACGATGCCGCATACTTCTCTGGCGGCTTCTTCGTTCACAAAACGCAGTCTGCTGATGCATGGCGTAAAGGCGAATTCCGTACGGGTAGTGCAATACGGTATTGACCTTGAGAAATTTCGGCCCGATCTCACATTGAAGCGTGATGTCTCGAAACCACTACGTCTGTTGTTCGTCGGTCGTATCAATCAACGAAAGGGCATTAAGTATCTCTTAGAGGCTCTCGCTCTCCTTCCTGATGCGCCAATCGAACTTACGGTCTGCGGTCGCGTCCTTGATGGTCTTGAGCTGTTCAAGCAGGAAGCACGCCGCGTAACAGTTCGCGCATCCGTAAGTTCCGAAGAGTTGGTGAAGGCGTATCAGGATGCAGACTTGTTCGTGCTTCCATCCGTTGCTGAAGGCTTTGGACAAGTATTGCTTGAGGCGCTTGCATGTGGACTTCCTGTGCTGTCCACAACCAACACCGCGGCGCCAGATCTTATTCACAACGGCGTGGAGGGTTTTGTTGTCGATCCACGCAGTCCCGAACAAATCGCTGAGCGCCTTGCATGGTCATTAACCCACCGCGAGGAATTATTAGCCATGCGACTGGCGGCACGGTCATGTGCAGAGACCTTTCCGTGGTCGAGGTTTCATGAAGGCGTTGTGCGCTGCGTACGTGACGTTATGGCCAGCAATGCAGCATACGAGGAGGCAGCATAA
- a CDS encoding lipopolysaccharide biosynthesis protein produces the protein MPNALAEEPLLSEELLTPLPTAARKGIPAEVAKHVVKGVSILSAAVFIERGATFLANVLAVRFAGPATFGAYSVGITTANNISVYAAGGIGTTATRFSGKYPYDGGSYRVFAQVMATISLCSAALAALALSLGASPIATLLHRADLAGLLRIAGITAAGMVLLECARGFFVGQQRLVALAVLSLLVGLGMLALIPAMAMTGNAKSMVASHGAVTVGAVLLCCVMAARLHLQPPTGHQGGIAFFPLMREVWSYGLVQLSGLVSANVAGWWVTALVARGDSTLVQISFFSIASQLRNLIGLIPSLLTEGSFSAMATPGEGTGTAQRVMMVCTFASTSVSFAVAAITMVIAPLLLRLMYGPVYANAALAVSIAVGVAVIQMGNAPPSARLSVVSIRLTAVLNTVWAITTALLGTALMLHGGNAAEAMAVFLAAHILIALLVLIALSRHDRLPPGMFSMFVMSTAGIVFLSLLSAIRVAHPSNSASLSLLMLCIVVICTVLLYRLGKKHACLPSQAMLQSLRQRILFSLRRLPLFTAGGRQ, from the coding sequence ATGCCGAATGCGCTCGCAGAGGAACCCCTTCTTAGCGAAGAGCTGCTCACGCCGTTGCCTACGGCAGCGCGCAAAGGGATTCCTGCGGAGGTCGCGAAACACGTCGTAAAAGGCGTTTCTATATTGAGCGCCGCAGTCTTCATTGAGCGTGGAGCGACGTTCCTAGCGAACGTACTTGCAGTGCGCTTTGCTGGACCTGCAACCTTCGGCGCTTACTCGGTAGGCATCACGACCGCAAACAACATTTCGGTATACGCGGCGGGCGGAATTGGCACGACTGCAACACGCTTTTCAGGAAAGTATCCATACGATGGCGGCAGCTATCGTGTCTTCGCGCAGGTGATGGCTACCATCTCACTCTGCTCTGCTGCTTTGGCAGCACTGGCACTGTCGTTGGGCGCATCGCCTATCGCAACTCTCTTGCATCGGGCTGACCTGGCAGGGCTGTTGCGTATTGCGGGCATCACTGCAGCGGGCATGGTGTTGCTGGAATGCGCACGCGGATTCTTTGTCGGGCAACAACGCCTGGTCGCGCTTGCGGTTCTCTCACTGCTCGTCGGACTTGGCATGCTTGCACTGATTCCAGCCATGGCCATGACCGGGAACGCCAAGAGCATGGTGGCATCGCATGGAGCGGTGACCGTCGGCGCTGTTCTTTTGTGCTGCGTGATGGCGGCACGGCTGCACCTGCAACCCCCTACCGGTCATCAGGGAGGCATCGCATTCTTCCCCCTGATGCGTGAGGTGTGGAGCTACGGCCTGGTGCAACTTTCGGGACTCGTTAGCGCAAACGTTGCAGGATGGTGGGTTACCGCTCTGGTGGCGCGTGGTGACTCGACTCTCGTACAAATCAGCTTCTTCTCCATCGCAAGCCAGCTAAGAAACCTGATTGGCTTAATCCCCTCACTATTAACGGAGGGCAGTTTCTCTGCGATGGCCACACCCGGCGAAGGAACGGGTACGGCCCAACGCGTAATGATGGTATGCACTTTTGCCTCAACGAGCGTGAGCTTCGCAGTGGCTGCGATCACTATGGTGATTGCTCCACTTCTCTTGCGACTGATGTATGGGCCGGTCTACGCGAACGCTGCACTCGCGGTCAGCATTGCGGTGGGAGTAGCAGTCATTCAAATGGGAAACGCACCACCGTCAGCCCGCCTCAGCGTTGTTTCGATTCGTCTGACGGCTGTACTCAATACAGTATGGGCGATAACGACTGCGCTTCTCGGAACGGCCCTTATGTTGCATGGGGGCAACGCTGCTGAGGCCATGGCAGTCTTTCTTGCGGCACATATTCTGATCGCATTGTTAGTGCTGATTGCACTTTCACGCCACGATCGCCTTCCCCCTGGCATGTTTTCGATGTTCGTCATGAGCACTGCTGGGATTGTCTTTCTTTCACTACTAAGCGCGATCCGGGTCGCACACCCATCGAACAGCGCTTCCTTGTCCTTGCTGATGCTGTGCATCGTCGTAATTTGCACAGTGTTGCTGTACCGACTCGGCAAGAAACATGCCTGCCTACCCAGCCAGGCGATGCTGCAAAGTCTTCGCCAGCGAATCCTGTTTTCCCTACGTCGCCTCCCTCTCTTCACCGCAGGAGGCAGGCAATGA
- a CDS encoding polysaccharide biosynthesis tyrosine autokinase — MKLRRSEGGIETRLRSQHNRDLSWHNSEDDPYSPDSQSEEHHQPSMPAEYLQTVLRHRWLIAGIMLAGVTLSILLHLTTQPLYQARTSVEIQPMNSDFMDAKNVAPTATLPSDILLQTQIKLLSSEALSERVQTLFKGESHPDLVMQNDLLSRLLRALHLRSGSEIPYDDLIEDTAKNVKVKPVGISQLIEVTCGSWDAAFAARYCNALISEFQEIDLESRGTQAKHISDWLVRQAADIRQKAEESQHRLEIATGGNGLLLNSPADAMGEQRLHELQTELVRAQADRMQKQAELAEMRDGSADASPDSPAYMALKSHLSDLQAQEAALSNLTDANPKMIHLHAQIAETQRSMEHEKSVTTSKLQEAFQAAKHREDLLGASYHTLEGTVSSTLEKSSEIEILRREVQSEQQLYQTLLQRAKEAGFASAVPASTIRIVDAARIPKFSIYPQRGMNAVFGALLGLIVGLAIAFFLERQVPRLRLPGDIGRFIKLDELGVIPSPHAELELAARNKPALQDALSLSLAPLRTGATPRGTSTVWRDEALVAEAYRNTTFSVLLSQPDRRSRVFVVTSPEASEGKTTVVTNLGIALSKAKLRVALVDGDLRKPRLHEMLGVDNNKGLRNLLIDGVAAHEEQLDQFCKQTSYENLFLIPSGTGKASISDLLHSAQLDVLFGKLSNAFDVVLIDSPPVLHISDARILAGHASRTILVFRSGVTKRANAVTVRNMLLRDRVTIAGSILNDFDPKREGQRQYYKGYYEYSGTGADREATT; from the coding sequence TTGAAACTACGACGCAGCGAAGGCGGAATCGAAACACGTCTTAGGTCGCAACATAACCGCGACCTTTCCTGGCACAATTCCGAGGATGATCCATATTCGCCCGACTCTCAGTCGGAGGAACATCATCAACCGAGTATGCCGGCGGAGTATCTTCAGACGGTATTGCGCCATCGTTGGCTCATCGCTGGCATCATGCTTGCGGGAGTAACGCTCAGCATACTTCTGCACCTGACGACTCAGCCCCTGTACCAGGCGCGTACCTCCGTTGAGATCCAGCCCATGAATAGTGACTTCATGGATGCTAAAAATGTCGCGCCCACCGCGACTTTACCAAGCGACATACTTCTCCAGACACAGATCAAGTTACTTAGTAGTGAGGCACTTTCCGAACGAGTGCAGACGCTTTTCAAGGGGGAGAGCCATCCTGACCTTGTCATGCAGAACGATTTGCTATCACGCTTGTTACGAGCGCTTCATCTGCGATCCGGCAGCGAGATCCCCTATGACGATCTCATTGAGGACACGGCCAAAAACGTAAAGGTTAAACCTGTTGGCATATCGCAGTTAATCGAGGTGACCTGCGGCTCCTGGGATGCCGCGTTCGCTGCACGTTACTGCAATGCTCTGATTTCAGAGTTTCAAGAGATCGATCTCGAAAGCAGGGGAACGCAGGCCAAACACATCAGCGATTGGCTTGTCCGACAGGCTGCAGATATTCGACAGAAGGCCGAAGAGTCGCAACACCGCTTGGAGATTGCCACTGGTGGCAATGGCCTTCTTCTCAATTCCCCTGCCGACGCTATGGGCGAACAACGTCTGCACGAGTTACAAACGGAATTAGTGCGAGCGCAGGCGGATCGCATGCAAAAACAGGCGGAGCTGGCCGAGATGCGCGACGGCTCTGCCGATGCCTCTCCAGATAGCCCAGCTTACATGGCCCTGAAGTCGCACTTATCCGACCTCCAGGCGCAGGAAGCGGCTTTGTCAAACCTCACGGACGCTAATCCTAAAATGATCCATTTGCATGCTCAGATCGCGGAGACGCAGCGGTCGATGGAACATGAGAAAAGTGTCACGACCTCGAAACTGCAGGAAGCATTCCAGGCTGCGAAACATCGCGAAGACCTCTTAGGAGCGAGTTATCACACACTGGAAGGCACTGTATCGTCCACCCTGGAGAAGAGTTCCGAAATCGAAATACTGCGGCGTGAGGTGCAATCGGAACAGCAGCTCTATCAGACGCTGTTGCAGCGTGCCAAGGAAGCCGGCTTTGCATCGGCCGTGCCTGCGTCTACGATTCGCATCGTCGATGCCGCACGGATTCCCAAGTTCTCCATCTATCCACAGCGTGGAATGAACGCCGTCTTTGGAGCGCTTCTCGGCCTTATCGTCGGCCTCGCAATCGCCTTCTTTCTGGAACGGCAAGTACCTCGGCTACGCTTGCCCGGTGACATCGGCAGGTTCATTAAATTGGACGAACTCGGCGTGATTCCTTCGCCGCACGCCGAACTCGAACTCGCTGCGCGCAACAAACCAGCTCTCCAGGACGCGCTCTCCCTCTCTCTCGCGCCTCTTCGCACCGGAGCTACACCTCGCGGTACCAGTACTGTGTGGCGGGATGAGGCACTTGTGGCGGAAGCATATCGGAACACCACGTTCTCGGTTTTGCTCTCACAACCAGATCGACGGTCCCGTGTCTTTGTTGTCACATCGCCAGAGGCAAGCGAAGGCAAAACCACAGTTGTAACGAATCTTGGCATTGCTCTCAGCAAAGCAAAGCTACGTGTAGCCCTGGTAGATGGCGATCTTCGTAAACCACGCTTACATGAAATGCTCGGCGTGGACAACAACAAGGGACTAAGGAACCTGTTGATCGATGGCGTAGCAGCTCACGAGGAGCAGCTGGACCAGTTCTGTAAGCAAACCAGTTACGAGAACCTCTTTCTCATTCCGTCCGGCACCGGTAAGGCATCCATCTCTGACCTGCTTCACTCCGCGCAATTGGATGTTTTGTTTGGAAAACTATCCAATGCGTTCGATGTAGTTCTGATTGACTCACCACCGGTGCTGCACATCTCAGATGCGCGCATCCTCGCGGGTCACGCCAGCCGCACCATACTGGTATTCCGTTCAGGCGTCACCAAGCGAGCGAATGCCGTCACGGTGCGCAACATGTTGCTGCGTGACCGTGTAACGATCGCCGGCAGCATTCTGAACGATTTCGATCCGAAGCGCGAAGGCCAGCGACAGTACTACAAAGGCTATTACGAATACAGCGGAACAGGCGCAGATCGCGAGGCGACTACTTAA
- a CDS encoding polysaccharide biosynthesis/export family protein — protein MSWILATTMCAWGQSSTPQSSPPADQTSKVDGNTEIVASGDQIQVNVDDLDEVRNLNVRIASDGNLDLPLVGLVPVDGLTIAGLRARLIERYSKYVRQPVITVSVLSSQSRTVSVVGEVNSPSVQQITGTLTVVSAITKAGGIRPDAGPKVILTRDAKSGVLPLPGAIVTPDGHSSIALSLDDLLASKSPENNIPLRAGDIVSIPKGSLVYVIGNVHRAGGFPLRSSGSISLVEALALAEGLSPNARSQDAKILRLVNPNGEKRQEIPVNISQILAGKQADPMLFADDILFVPNSAVKSGARRTAEAILQVTTGVLIYR, from the coding sequence GTGAGCTGGATTCTTGCAACGACCATGTGCGCATGGGGTCAATCTTCTACGCCACAGTCATCTCCTCCCGCTGATCAGACCAGCAAAGTCGATGGCAACACCGAGATCGTCGCAAGTGGAGACCAAATTCAGGTCAATGTCGATGATCTGGACGAGGTCCGTAACCTCAATGTCCGCATTGCTTCCGACGGAAATCTCGATCTTCCCCTTGTCGGCCTGGTACCGGTAGATGGACTGACCATCGCCGGATTACGTGCCAGATTGATCGAGCGCTACTCAAAATATGTCCGCCAACCCGTGATCACTGTGTCGGTGCTCAGCAGCCAGAGCAGGACGGTATCGGTGGTGGGTGAAGTAAATTCGCCGAGCGTGCAGCAAATTACCGGGACTCTAACAGTGGTCTCTGCCATCACGAAGGCAGGTGGAATACGGCCGGACGCCGGTCCCAAGGTCATCCTTACGAGAGATGCTAAGTCTGGTGTACTACCGCTACCGGGTGCCATCGTAACGCCCGACGGTCATTCGAGCATCGCTTTGTCTCTGGATGATCTTCTAGCGTCCAAGTCCCCTGAAAATAACATTCCGCTTCGAGCAGGCGATATCGTCTCGATTCCGAAGGGAAGCCTCGTGTATGTGATCGGCAACGTACACCGTGCTGGCGGCTTTCCGCTTCGTTCCAGTGGCAGCATTTCCCTGGTTGAAGCGTTGGCGCTTGCGGAAGGCTTGTCTCCCAATGCTCGCAGTCAGGATGCCAAGATCCTGCGCCTGGTGAACCCAAACGGCGAGAAACGACAGGAAATTCCGGTCAACATCAGCCAGATACTGGCCGGCAAGCAAGCCGATCCGATGTTATTCGCAGATGACATTCTCTTCGTGCCCAACAGCGCGGTTAAGTCCGGCGCGCGGAGAACTGCAGAAGCGATCCTGCAGGTCACAACCGGGGTCCTGATTTACCGCTGA
- the gcvPB gene encoding aminomethyl-transferring glycine dehydrogenase subunit GcvPB, whose protein sequence is MADTPFVGTPRKATTHVNQNEGLIFEKSSPGKKAYRLDALDVPAIDAASLLGDAVRTDNLGSMPELSEIEIVRHFTRLSTWNYAIDLGMFPLGSCTMKYNGRVNEAVARLEGIAEAHPYQPESLSQGTLGIMKQLQDCLIEITGMDAITLQPAAGAHGEFTGILMIRAYHESKGNARKKVLIPDSAHGTNPATAAVVGYQIQNLKSNADGGVDLDELRRAVDEDTAALMLTNPSTIGVFESQIKEIADILHAKGALLYMDGANMNALVGKTRPGDFDVDVMHLNLHKTFSTPHGGGGPGSGPVACKAILEPFLPAPIVVEKADGTLTFEYNRPHTVGRVRMFYGNFGMFVRALAYTLANGPDGLRLTTEDAVLNANYIRAKLEGVFDLPYKTKSMHEVVFSDKLQAKNGVKTGDMGKRLIDYGFHAYTVSFPLIVSGAMMIEPTESESREELDLLIDALQQIAREAAENPELVKTAPHTTRIRRLDETAAARKPILRWQGPPEDVEADTAAKEW, encoded by the coding sequence ATGGCAGACACACCTTTTGTTGGTACGCCGCGCAAGGCCACCACGCATGTCAACCAGAACGAAGGCCTGATCTTTGAGAAGAGCTCGCCCGGCAAAAAGGCATATCGCCTCGATGCACTTGATGTTCCTGCAATCGATGCCGCATCCCTGCTCGGCGATGCAGTCCGCACGGACAACCTGGGTTCGATGCCGGAGCTGAGCGAAATCGAAATCGTTCGCCACTTCACCCGTTTGTCCACGTGGAACTACGCGATTGACCTTGGCATGTTCCCGCTCGGCTCCTGCACCATGAAGTACAACGGTCGCGTGAACGAAGCCGTTGCACGCCTGGAAGGCATTGCGGAAGCGCATCCCTACCAGCCGGAATCGCTCTCACAGGGCACGCTCGGCATTATGAAGCAGTTGCAGGACTGCCTCATTGAAATCACCGGTATGGACGCCATCACGCTGCAGCCCGCAGCCGGAGCACACGGTGAATTCACCGGCATCCTGATGATCCGCGCGTACCACGAGAGCAAGGGTAACGCCCGCAAGAAGGTACTAATCCCCGACTCCGCTCACGGCACGAACCCTGCCACAGCAGCCGTCGTCGGCTATCAGATCCAGAACCTCAAGTCGAACGCCGATGGTGGCGTGGACCTCGACGAACTGCGCCGCGCCGTGGATGAAGACACCGCTGCGCTCATGCTCACAAACCCTTCGACCATCGGCGTCTTCGAATCGCAGATCAAGGAGATCGCGGACATCCTCCATGCCAAGGGCGCGTTGCTCTATATGGACGGTGCGAATATGAATGCGCTCGTGGGCAAGACTCGCCCCGGCGACTTCGACGTTGACGTGATGCATCTGAACCTGCACAAGACCTTCTCCACTCCGCATGGGGGCGGTGGCCCAGGCTCTGGTCCGGTTGCATGCAAGGCGATTCTTGAGCCCTTCCTGCCTGCGCCAATCGTCGTTGAGAAGGCAGACGGCACGCTCACATTCGAATACAACCGTCCGCACACCGTCGGTCGCGTTCGCATGTTCTACGGCAACTTCGGCATGTTCGTGCGCGCACTCGCCTATACGCTCGCCAATGGTCCGGACGGTCTGCGCCTAACCACGGAAGATGCCGTGCTCAACGCGAACTACATCCGCGCCAAGCTTGAAGGTGTCTTCGATCTACCCTACAAGACCAAGTCAATGCACGAGGTTGTGTTCAGCGACAAGCTGCAGGCGAAGAATGGCGTTAAGACTGGCGACATGGGCAAGCGTCTCATCGATTACGGCTTCCACGCCTACACGGTTAGCTTCCCACTGATCGTGAGCGGCGCCATGATGATCGAGCCCACCGAAAGCGAATCGCGCGAGGAACTCGACCTTCTGATCGACGCGCTGCAGCAGATCGCACGCGAAGCCGCTGAGAATCCTGAGCTGGTAAAGACTGCACCGCACACTACGCGCATCCGCCGCCTCGATGAAACCGCCGCAGCCCGCAAGCCCATCCTCCGCTGGCAAGGCCCACCGGAAGATGTGGAGGCCGACACAGCCGCTAAGGAGTGGTAA
- a CDS encoding OsmC family protein, with protein MKNEHHYNTSIAWTGNRGTGTSSYRDYARSYDLSASGKPLIAGSSDATFRGEASKWNPEDMLLASLSSCHMLSYLHLCADAGISVIAYSDNAEGTMQLNPDGSGHFTSVTLHPQVTIAAGHDLTQADALHHRAHELCFIANSVNFPVACEATSAHAANDSRDT; from the coding sequence ATGAAGAACGAACATCACTACAACACGAGCATCGCCTGGACGGGCAATCGCGGCACCGGCACTTCGTCGTATCGCGACTACGCACGTTCTTACGATCTGAGCGCGTCGGGCAAGCCTCTTATCGCAGGCTCGTCCGATGCGACGTTCCGCGGGGAAGCCAGCAAATGGAACCCCGAGGATATGTTGCTCGCGTCGTTGTCCTCATGCCACATGCTCAGCTATCTGCATCTGTGTGCCGACGCAGGCATCTCCGTCATTGCGTACAGCGACAATGCCGAAGGCACCATGCAGTTGAATCCTGACGGCTCCGGACACTTTACCTCCGTCACGCTGCATCCGCAGGTGACCATCGCCGCAGGACACGACCTTACACAAGCTGACGCGCTGCATCATCGCGCGCACGAACTTTGTTTTATCGCCAACTCCGTCAACTTTCCCGTTGCGTGTGAAGCGACCAGCGCACACGCCGCAAACGATTCGAGGGACACCTAA